The proteins below are encoded in one region of Scyliorhinus torazame isolate Kashiwa2021f chromosome 8, sScyTor2.1, whole genome shotgun sequence:
- the LOC140428708 gene encoding oligodendrocyte transcription factor 3-like produces the protein MSELLKSPPNELLLVTSTLYNIPHKVDPSDRPHSPDESPSPTPSAKSRSKKDLTEDEQFLLRKKINSRERKRMHDLNIAMDALREVMPYAHGPSVRKLSKIATLLLARNYILMLNSSLEEMKRLIGEMYGRSGSASRLGQLPVLTAGGSLLLGAAPSLLTLGSPRHSSPTVKCPLTPDDQPCFQQWPGSPCACAACRFHCIPSSLSAQSHQARFPK, from the coding sequence ATGAGCGAGTTGCTGAAGTCGCCCCCAAACGAGCTGCTCTTGGTCACCTCCACCCTGTACAACATCCCCCACAAGGTCGACCCGAGCGACCGCCCGCATTCCCCGGACGAGTCGCCCAGTCCCACCCCGTCTGCCAAGTCCAGGAGTAAGAAGGATCTCACGGAGGACGAGCAATTCCTCCTGAGGAAGAAGATCAACAGTCGGGAGCGCAAGAGGATGCACGACCTGAACATCGCCATGGACGCCTTGCGGGAGGTCATGCCTTACGCCCACGGGCCGTCGGTGCGGAAGCTGTCCAAAATCGCCACCCTGCTGCTGGCCAGGAACTACATCCTGATGCTGAACAGCTCCCTGGAGGAGATGAAGAGACTGATCGGCGAGATGTACGGCCGGAGCGGCTCGGCATCGCGGCTGGGTCAGCTGCCCGTACTCACAGCCGGGGGCTCGCTGCTGCTGGGGGCTGCCCCATCGCTCCTCACCCTGGGAAGCCCCAGGCACTCGTCCCCCACTGTCAAGTGCCCCCTGACTCCGGACGATCAGCCCTGTTTCCAGCAGTGGCCTGGCTCCCCTTGCGCTTGTGCTGCCTGCAGGTTTCACTGCATTCCCTCCAGCCTGAGTGCTCAGAGTCACCAGGCCAGGTTTCCCAAGTGA